Proteins encoded by one window of Blautia luti:
- a CDS encoding YerC/YecD family TrpR-related protein — translation MSKKIRTEAVDQLFEAILCLKDKEECYTFFEDVCTINELLSLSQRFEVAKMLMDKRTYLDISEKTGASTATISRVNRSLNYGNDGYEMVFSRMAEKEAKGE, via the coding sequence ATGAGTAAAAAGATCAGAACAGAGGCTGTGGATCAGCTTTTTGAAGCGATCCTTTGCCTGAAGGATAAAGAAGAGTGTTATACTTTCTTTGAGGATGTATGCACGATCAACGAACTTCTTTCCTTATCACAGCGTTTCGAAGTTGCCAAGATGCTGATGGACAAGAGAACATACCTTGACATTTCCGAGAAGACCGGAGCTTCCACTGCAACGATCAGTCGTGTGAATCGTTCATTAAATTATGGAAATGATGGCTATGAAATGGTATTCTCCAGAATGGCAGAGAAGGAAGCCAAAGGGGAATAA
- a CDS encoding phosphatase, producing MKYKSVLDLHTHTVASGHAYCSLREMVRAASDKGLELLGITEHAPMMPGTCHEFYFNNLKVVPRELYGIQLLLGSEVNILDAKGTVDLGQKTLANMDVVIASLHTPCMKPASKLENTESYLNAMKNPYINIIGHPDDGRYEINYEALVQGAKEYGKVLELNNHSMEPGCTRENAVENDTVMLNLCKKYQVPVVMDSDAHFDLLIGEFDLARDLLTKLDFPEELVLNRSVDAVKKYVNRKL from the coding sequence ATGAAATATAAGTCAGTGTTGGATCTGCATACACATACAGTGGCCAGCGGTCATGCATATTGTTCTTTGAGGGAGATGGTGAGGGCGGCTTCGGATAAGGGACTGGAGCTTTTGGGGATTACGGAGCATGCGCCGATGATGCCGGGAACCTGTCATGAGTTTTATTTTAATAATCTGAAGGTGGTTCCCAGGGAGTTGTATGGGATTCAGCTGCTTCTGGGGTCTGAGGTGAATATTCTGGATGCAAAGGGGACTGTGGATCTGGGGCAGAAGACGCTGGCGAATATGGATGTGGTGATCGCCAGTCTGCATACTCCGTGTATGAAGCCTGCATCTAAGCTTGAGAATACGGAGAGTTATCTGAATGCAATGAAGAATCCGTATATTAATATCATCGGACATCCGGATGATGGAAGATATGAGATCAATTATGAGGCGCTGGTGCAGGGTGCGAAGGAATATGGGAAGGTTCTGGAGCTGAACAATCATTCCATGGAGCCAGGCTGTACCAGAGAGAATGCAGTGGAGAATGATACGGTGATGCTGAATCTGTGTAAGAAGTATCAGGTTCCGGTTGTGATGGATAGTGATGCGCATTTTGACCTGCTCATCGGAGAGTTTGATCTGGCCAGAGATCTGCTCACAAAGCTGGATTTCCCGGAAGAACTGGTGCTGAACCGCTCCGTGGATGCAGTGAAAAAGTATGTAAACCGCAAATTATAA